One Odontesthes bonariensis isolate fOdoBon6 chromosome 17, fOdoBon6.hap1, whole genome shotgun sequence genomic window carries:
- the kcnk10b gene encoding potassium channel subfamily K member 10b isoform X1, with the protein MKFPIENQAKQVNWDPEQVAVQSNLVPPKKVQPGMAKSSLVQASVATMQNPMGYDPKTNGHCPLPRLSISSRSASMVASLDASTDGSIAALHSVMKWKTVLAVFIVVVLYLVGGALVFKALEQPSESNRKTSITLEKASFLERHQCVTPSELDDIIKHAIDAMSAGVRPIGETSYNSSYWDMGSAFFFAGTVITTIGYGNIAPSTEGGKIFCILYAIFGIPLFGFLLAGIGDQLGTIFVKSILRVEKIFRQKHKQISQTKIRVTSVILFILAGCIVFVTIPAVIFKYIEGWSTLDAIYFVVITLTTVGIGDYVAGGNRVIDYMSWYKPLVWFWILVGLAYFAAVLSMIGDWLRVLSKKTKEEVGEIKAHAAEWKANVRAEFRETRRRLSVEIHDKLQRAATIRSMERRQLGLEQRAHSLDMLSPEKRAMFASLDAGRFKTSSQESIDTKLNNLRLKGACVSYDHQGSEQTPQTASSSEENLFRFGSLTKLARRNKNRELRRNIPEDARRASVSINNGSVMLGEERTEEEDGEPDEENREKKEGNISLTNLSQYAMERIKLNGFIPTQAKDGEND; encoded by the exons atgaaattccCAATAGAAAACCAGGCGAAACAAGTTAACTGGGACCCAGAACAAG TGGCGGTCCAGTCCAACTTGGTCCCTCCCAAGAAGGTCCAGCCCGGCATGGCGAAGTCAAGCCTTGTCCAGGCAAGTGTGGCCACCATGCAAAACCCCATGGGCTACGATCCAAAGACAAATGGCCACTGTCCACTTCCACGCCTCTCCATCTCCTCCCGCTCTGCCAGCATGGTGGCTAGTCTGGATGCCAGCACCGATGGCTCGATTGCAGCACTCCACTCAGTAATGAAGTGGAAGACGGTGCTGGCCGTGTTCATCGTGGTTGTTCTCTACCTGGTTGGTGGAGCACTGGTATTTAAGGCTTTGGAGCAGCCATCTGAGAGCAACCGGAAGACCAGCATCACCCTGGAGAAGGCCTCTTTTCTGGAAAGACACCAGTGTGTCACTCCTAGTGAGCTGGATGACATTATCAAG CATGCCATAGATGCCATGAGTGCGGGAGTGAGGCCTATTGGAGAGACATCATACAACTCCAGTTACTGGGACATGGGCAGTGCCTTCTTCTTTGCTGGAACCGTCATCACAACCATCG GTTATGGAAACATAGCTCCAAGCACGGAAGGTGGAAAGATCTTTTGCATCCTTTATGCCATATTTGGCATCCCCCTCTTTGGCTTCCTGTTAGCGGGAATCGGAGATCAGCTGGGGACCATCTTTGTGAAAAGTATCTTGCGAGTTGAGAAGATATTCAGG caaAAGCACAAACAGATCAGCCAGACAAAGATAAGAGTGACGTCCGTCATCCTGTTTATCCTGGCTGGCTGCATTGTCTTCGTCACCATCCCTGCTGTCATCTTCAAATACATTGAGGGCTGGAGCACACTGGACGCCATCTACTTTGTTGTGATCACTCTCACTACAGTGGGAATAGGAGACTATGTTGCAG GTGGAAATCGAGTGATTGACTATATGAGCTGGTACAAGCCTTTAGTGTGGTTCTGGATTCTTGTGGGTTTAGCATACTTCGCAGCTGTTCTCAGCATGATTGGAGACTGGCTTCGAGTGCTTTCTAAGAAGACTAAAGAAGAG GTTGGAGAGATTAAAGCTCATGCAGCTGAGTGGAAGGCAAATGTACGAGCAGAGTTCCGTGAAACGCGCCGGCGTCTCAGTGTTGAGATCCATGATAAGCTGCAGCGGGCTGCCACCATCCGCAGCATGGAGCGCCGTCAGCTGGGCCTGGAGCAGCGAGCTCACTCGCTTGATATGCTCTCACCGGAAAAACGGGCCATGTTTGCCAGTCTGGATGCTGGCCGTTTTAAGACTTCTTCCCAGGAGAGCATCGACACCAAACTAAACAACCTGAGGCTGAAGGGAGCCTGTGTGTCATATGACCATCAGGGGAGCGAGCAAACGCCACAAACAGCGTCTTCCTCGGAGGAGAATCTCTTCCGCTTCGGATCTCTCACCAAGCTGGCCAGGCGCAACAAGAACCGTGAGCTGCGCAGGAACATTCCTGAAGATGCTCGACGGGCGAGTGTGAGCATAAACAACGGCAGTGTCATGCTGGGAGAAGAAAGGACGGAGGAAGAGGATGGGGAGCCTGATGAGGAAAACAGGGAGAAGAAAGAGGGAAACATCAGTCTGACAAACCTGTCACAGTATGCGATGGAGCGCATTAAGCTGAATGGCTTCATACCTACACAGGCCAAAGACGGAGAGAATGATTAG
- the kcnk10b gene encoding potassium channel subfamily K member 10b isoform X2: MAVQSNLVPPKKVQPGMAKSSLVQASVATMQNPMGYDPKTNGHCPLPRLSISSRSASMVASLDASTDGSIAALHSVMKWKTVLAVFIVVVLYLVGGALVFKALEQPSESNRKTSITLEKASFLERHQCVTPSELDDIIKHAIDAMSAGVRPIGETSYNSSYWDMGSAFFFAGTVITTIGYGNIAPSTEGGKIFCILYAIFGIPLFGFLLAGIGDQLGTIFVKSILRVEKIFRQKHKQISQTKIRVTSVILFILAGCIVFVTIPAVIFKYIEGWSTLDAIYFVVITLTTVGIGDYVAGGNRVIDYMSWYKPLVWFWILVGLAYFAAVLSMIGDWLRVLSKKTKEEVGEIKAHAAEWKANVRAEFRETRRRLSVEIHDKLQRAATIRSMERRQLGLEQRAHSLDMLSPEKRAMFASLDAGRFKTSSQESIDTKLNNLRLKGACVSYDHQGSEQTPQTASSSEENLFRFGSLTKLARRNKNRELRRNIPEDARRASVSINNGSVMLGEERTEEEDGEPDEENREKKEGNISLTNLSQYAMERIKLNGFIPTQAKDGEND; encoded by the exons A TGGCGGTCCAGTCCAACTTGGTCCCTCCCAAGAAGGTCCAGCCCGGCATGGCGAAGTCAAGCCTTGTCCAGGCAAGTGTGGCCACCATGCAAAACCCCATGGGCTACGATCCAAAGACAAATGGCCACTGTCCACTTCCACGCCTCTCCATCTCCTCCCGCTCTGCCAGCATGGTGGCTAGTCTGGATGCCAGCACCGATGGCTCGATTGCAGCACTCCACTCAGTAATGAAGTGGAAGACGGTGCTGGCCGTGTTCATCGTGGTTGTTCTCTACCTGGTTGGTGGAGCACTGGTATTTAAGGCTTTGGAGCAGCCATCTGAGAGCAACCGGAAGACCAGCATCACCCTGGAGAAGGCCTCTTTTCTGGAAAGACACCAGTGTGTCACTCCTAGTGAGCTGGATGACATTATCAAG CATGCCATAGATGCCATGAGTGCGGGAGTGAGGCCTATTGGAGAGACATCATACAACTCCAGTTACTGGGACATGGGCAGTGCCTTCTTCTTTGCTGGAACCGTCATCACAACCATCG GTTATGGAAACATAGCTCCAAGCACGGAAGGTGGAAAGATCTTTTGCATCCTTTATGCCATATTTGGCATCCCCCTCTTTGGCTTCCTGTTAGCGGGAATCGGAGATCAGCTGGGGACCATCTTTGTGAAAAGTATCTTGCGAGTTGAGAAGATATTCAGG caaAAGCACAAACAGATCAGCCAGACAAAGATAAGAGTGACGTCCGTCATCCTGTTTATCCTGGCTGGCTGCATTGTCTTCGTCACCATCCCTGCTGTCATCTTCAAATACATTGAGGGCTGGAGCACACTGGACGCCATCTACTTTGTTGTGATCACTCTCACTACAGTGGGAATAGGAGACTATGTTGCAG GTGGAAATCGAGTGATTGACTATATGAGCTGGTACAAGCCTTTAGTGTGGTTCTGGATTCTTGTGGGTTTAGCATACTTCGCAGCTGTTCTCAGCATGATTGGAGACTGGCTTCGAGTGCTTTCTAAGAAGACTAAAGAAGAG GTTGGAGAGATTAAAGCTCATGCAGCTGAGTGGAAGGCAAATGTACGAGCAGAGTTCCGTGAAACGCGCCGGCGTCTCAGTGTTGAGATCCATGATAAGCTGCAGCGGGCTGCCACCATCCGCAGCATGGAGCGCCGTCAGCTGGGCCTGGAGCAGCGAGCTCACTCGCTTGATATGCTCTCACCGGAAAAACGGGCCATGTTTGCCAGTCTGGATGCTGGCCGTTTTAAGACTTCTTCCCAGGAGAGCATCGACACCAAACTAAACAACCTGAGGCTGAAGGGAGCCTGTGTGTCATATGACCATCAGGGGAGCGAGCAAACGCCACAAACAGCGTCTTCCTCGGAGGAGAATCTCTTCCGCTTCGGATCTCTCACCAAGCTGGCCAGGCGCAACAAGAACCGTGAGCTGCGCAGGAACATTCCTGAAGATGCTCGACGGGCGAGTGTGAGCATAAACAACGGCAGTGTCATGCTGGGAGAAGAAAGGACGGAGGAAGAGGATGGGGAGCCTGATGAGGAAAACAGGGAGAAGAAAGAGGGAAACATCAGTCTGACAAACCTGTCACAGTATGCGATGGAGCGCATTAAGCTGAATGGCTTCATACCTACACAGGCCAAAGACGGAGAGAATGATTAG